From Pseudorca crassidens isolate mPseCra1 chromosome 15, mPseCra1.hap1, whole genome shotgun sequence, one genomic window encodes:
- the UMOD gene encoding uromodulin has product MKWLFSSTLMWMVVVVTSWVVIAAVSDTSAARSCSECHSNATCLEDGAATTCSCQAGFTGDGLECEDLDECATPGTHNCSAPSSCVNTPGSYTCVCPEGFRLSSELGCTDVDECAEPGLSHCHTLASCVNSEGNYSCVCPAGYWGDGRHCECSPGSCGPGLDCVHEGDTLVCADPCQAHRILDEYWRSAQYGAGYACDSDVAGWYRFVGQGGVRLAETCVPVLRCNTAAPMWLNGTHPSSSEGIVSRRACAHWSGHCCLWDTLVQVKACAGGYYVYNLTAPPECHLAYCTDPASVEGTCEECSVDEDCKSDNGRWHCQCKQDLSITDLSLLERRLECGVNDIKLSLGKCQVQSLGFEKVFMYLRDSQCLGFPERGDRDWMSVVTPARDGPCGTVMTRNETHATYSNTLYLADELIIRDRNIKINFACSYPLDMKVSLKTSLQPMVSALNISMGGTGTFTVWMALFQSPAYVQPYQGSSVTLSTEAFLYVGTMLDGGDLSRFALLMTNCYATPSSNATDPLKYFIIQDRCPLTEDSTIQVEENGESPQGRFSVQMFRFAGNYDLVYLHCEVYLCDTVNEKCKPTCSETRFRRGGFIDQTRVLNLGPITRKGSQATVSRAAPSSSGLLKVWLPLLLSATLTQMSQ; this is encoded by the exons ATGAAGTGGCTCTTCTCTTCGACCTTAATGTGGATGGTAGTGGTGGTGACCTCTTGGGTCGTCATAGCTGCAGTCTCTGACACCTCGGCAGCGA GAAGCTGCTCTGAATGTCACAGCAATGCCACCTGCTTGGAGGATGGGGCTGCCACTACGTGCTCCTGCCAGGCGGGCTTCACTGGCGATGGCCTCGAGTGCGAGGACCTGGACGAATGCGCCACTCCTGGGACACACAACTGCTCCGCCCCCAGCAGCTGCGTGAACACCCCAGGTTCCTACACGTGCGTCTGCCCCGAAGGCTTCCGCCTGAGCTCCGAGCTCGGCTGCACGGACGTGGATGAGTGTGCAGAGCCAGGGCTCAGCCACTGCCACACCCTGGCCTCCTGCGTCAACAGCGAGGGCAACTACTCGTGCGTGTGCCCCGCGGGCTACTGGGGGGACGGGAGGCACTGTGAGTGCTCCCCGGGCTCCTGCGGGCCTGGCCTGGACTGCGTGCACGAGGGCGACACGCTCGTGTGCGCCGACCCGTGCCAGGCCCACCGTATCCTGGACGAGTACTGGCGCAGCGCCCAGTACGGCGCGGGCTACGCCTGTGACTCCGACGTGGCCGGCTGGTACCGCTTCGTGGGCCAGGGCGGCGTGCGCCTGGCCGAGACCTGCGTGCCCGTCCTGCGCTGCAACACGGCCGCCCCCATGTGGCTCAATGGCACGCACCCGTCGAGCAGCGAGGGCATCGTGAGCCGCAGGGCCTGCGCGCACTGGAGCGGCCACTGCTGCCTGTGGGACACGCTCGTCCAGGTGAAGGCCTGTGCCGGCGGCTACTATGTCTACAACCTGACGGCGCCCCCCGAGTGCCATCTGGCTTACTGCACAG ACCCCGCTTCCGTGGAGGGGACGTGTGAGGAGTGCAGTGTAGACGAGGACTGCAAATCGGATAATGGCAGATGGCACTGCCAGTGCAAACAGGACCTCAGCATCACTG ATCTCTCCCTCCTGGAGCGCAGGCTGGAATGTGGGGTCAATGACATTAAGCTGTCCCTGGGCAAGTGCCAGgtccagagcctgggctttgAGAAGGTCTTCATGTACCTGCGGGACAGCcagtgcttgggcttccctgagaGGGGCGACCGGGACTGGATGTCCGTGGTGACCCCAGCCAGAGATGGGCCCTGTGGGACGGTGATGACG AGGAATGAAACTCATGCCACATACAGCAACACTCTCTACCTGGCAGATGAGCTCATCATCCGTGACCGCAACATCAAAATCAACTTTGCGTGCTCCTATCCCCTGGACATGAAAGTCAGCCTGAAGACCTCCCTGCAGCCAATGGTCAG CGCCCTAAACATCAGCATGGGTGGGACCGGAACGTTCACCGTGTGGATGGCGCTCTTCCAGAGCCCTGCCTACGTGCAGCCCTACCAAGGCTCCTCCGTGACCCTGTCCACCGAGGCGTTTCTCTATGTGGGCACCATGCTGGATGGGGGCGACTTGTCCCGGTTTGCACTGCTGATGACCAACTGCTATGCCACACCCAGCAGCAATGCCACAGACCCCTTGAAGTACTTCATCATCCAGGACAG ATGTCCACTCACGGAGGACTCAACCATCCAAGTGGAGGAGAATGGGGAGTCCCCTCAGGGGCGCTTTTCTGTCCAGATGTTCCGTTTTGCTGGAAACTATGACCTGGTCTACCTGCACTGTGAAGTGTACCTCTGCGACACCGTGAATGAAAAGTGCAAACCT ACCTGCTCCGAGACCAGATTCCGCAGGGGGGGCTTCATAGACCAAACCCGTGTCCTAAACTTGGGTCCCATCACACGGAAAG GGAGCCAGGCCACAGTCTCAAGGGCTGCTCCCAGTAGCTCGG GGCTCCTGAAGGTCTGGTTGCCTCTGCTTCTGTCGGCCACCTTGACCCAGATGTCTCAGTGA
- the GP2 gene encoding pancreatic secretory granule membrane major glycoprotein GP2 isoform X1 translates to MSQFMGRMAPVLWLALASCILTLASTEQQGYRNPTSASSYEQGLECGAPGTPEAQLCFDPCQNYTLLDEPSRSTENTGEDEKCDSDKHGWYRFVGDGGVRMPEDCVPVHHCQTAAPVWLNGTHPTVGEGIVHRIACAHWSGNCCLWKMEVLVKACPGQYHVYRLEGTPRCTLRYCTDPATTQHNCERTCRSKEECRFVSGTWDCFCRQDLNISDVHSLQPQLDCQAKEIKVSLDKCLLGGLGFGDEVHAYLQDQNWNCSSMMQREENNWISVTSPAQAGACGNILERNQTHAIYKNTLFLVNDFIIRDTILSINFQCAYPLDMKVSLQTALKPIVSSLNISVDGEGEFTVRMALFQDQNYTSPYEGSAVVLSVESMLYVGAILERGDTSRFNLVLRNCYATPTGDMNDPVRYFIIRNSCPNKRDSTIYVEENGVSSESRFSVQMFMFAGNYDLVFLHCEISLCNSLKEQCQPSCSRNQLRSEGVAIDPARVLDLGPITRRGAQSLGVMSGTTSTAVFLVAWPMLLLPVLLAGLF, encoded by the exons ATGTCTCAGTTCATGGGAAGGATGGCTCCTGTCCTGTGGCTGGCCCTGGCCTCCTGCATTCTGACCCTGGCATCTACAGAACAGCAAG GTTACAGAAACCCCACCAGTGCCAGTTCCTACGAGCAGGGCTTGGAGTGTGGAGCCCCTGGCACCCCAGAGGCGCAGCTCTGTTTTGACCCCTGCCAGAATTACACCCTACTGGATGAACCCTCCCGAAGCACAGAGAACACGGGAGAAGACGAGAAATGTGACAGTGACAAGCACGGCTGGTACCGATTTGTGGGAGACGGAGGAGTGAGGATGCCGGAGGACTGCGTCCCCGTGCACCACTGCCAGACGGCTGCTCCCGTGTGGCTGAATGGTACCCACCCCACCGTCGGGGAGGGCATCGTCCACCGTATCGCCTGTGCCCATTGGAGTGGCAACTGCTGCCTCTGGAAGATGGAGGTGCTGGTGAAGGCCTGCCCGGGCCAGTACCACGTGTACCGGTTGGAGGGCACCCCGCGGTGTACTCTGAGATATTGCACAG ACCCCGCCACCACGCAGCACAACTGTGAGAGGACCTGCCGCTCCAAGGAGGAGTGTCGCTTCGTCAGCGGCACCTGGGACTGCTTCTGCAGACAGGACCTCAATATCTCTG ATGTGCACAGTTTGCAGCCCCAGCTGGACTGTCAGGCCAAGGAGATCAAAGTGTCCCTGGACAAGTGTCTGCTGGGAGGCCTGGGTTTCGGGGACGAGGTCCATGCCTACCTTCAGGACCAGAACTGGAACTGCAGCAGCATGATGCAAAGAGAGGAGAACAACTGGATATCGGTGACCAGCCCTGCCCAGGCTGGTGCCTGCGGAAACATTCTGGAG AGAAACCAAACCCATGCCATCTACAAAAACACCCTCTTCTTGGTCAACGATTTCATCATCAGAGACACCATCCTCAGCATCAACTTCCAGTGTGCCTACCCGCTGGACATGAAAGTCAGCCTCCAAACTGCCCTGAAGCCTATCGTAAG TTCCCTGAACATCAGTGTGGACGGGGAGGGAGAGTTCACTGTCAGGATGGCCCTCTTCCAAGACCAGAACTACACATCTCCTTATGAAGGGTCTGCAGTCGTGCTGTCTGTTGAATCCATGCTCTATGTGGGCGCCATCTTGGAGAGAGGGGACACGTCCCGATTTAACCTGGTGTTGAGGAACTGCTATGCCACGCCCACTGGAGACATGAATGACCCTGTGAGATATTTCATCATCAGAAACAG CTGCCCAAATAAACGTGATTCCACTATCTACGTGGAAGAGAATGGGGTGTCATCGGAAAGCCGGTTCTCAGTTCAGATGTTCATGTTTGCTGGAAATTATGACCTAGTTTTCCTGCATTGTGAGATTTCTCTCTGCAATTCCCTTAAAGAGCAGTGCCAGCCG TCTTGCTCGAGAAATCAACTCCGCAGTGAAGGAGTGGCTATTGACCCAGCCCGTGTTTTAGATCTGGGACCCATCACTCGCAGAG GTGCCCAGTCTCTTGGTGTCATGAGTGGAACCACCAGCACTGCAG TGTTCCTGGTGGCCTGGCCCATGCTTCTCCTGCCTGTCCTCCTGGCTGGGCTGTTCTGA
- the GP2 gene encoding pancreatic secretory granule membrane major glycoprotein GP2 isoform X2 — protein sequence MGRMAPVLWLALASCILTLASTEQQDPATTQHNCERTCRSKEECRFVSGTWDCFCRQDLNISDVHSLQPQLDCQAKEIKVSLDKCLLGGLGFGDEVHAYLQDQNWNCSSMMQREENNWISVTSPAQAGACGNILERNQTHAIYKNTLFLVNDFIIRDTILSINFQCAYPLDMKVSLQTALKPIVSSLNISVDGEGEFTVRMALFQDQNYTSPYEGSAVVLSVESMLYVGAILERGDTSRFNLVLRNCYATPTGDMNDPVRYFIIRNSCPNKRDSTIYVEENGVSSESRFSVQMFMFAGNYDLVFLHCEISLCNSLKEQCQPSCSRNQLRSEGVAIDPARVLDLGPITRRGAQSLGVMSGTTSTAVFLVAWPMLLLPVLLAGLF from the exons ATGGGAAGGATGGCTCCTGTCCTGTGGCTGGCCCTGGCCTCCTGCATTCTGACCCTGGCATCTACAGAACAGCAAG ACCCCGCCACCACGCAGCACAACTGTGAGAGGACCTGCCGCTCCAAGGAGGAGTGTCGCTTCGTCAGCGGCACCTGGGACTGCTTCTGCAGACAGGACCTCAATATCTCTG ATGTGCACAGTTTGCAGCCCCAGCTGGACTGTCAGGCCAAGGAGATCAAAGTGTCCCTGGACAAGTGTCTGCTGGGAGGCCTGGGTTTCGGGGACGAGGTCCATGCCTACCTTCAGGACCAGAACTGGAACTGCAGCAGCATGATGCAAAGAGAGGAGAACAACTGGATATCGGTGACCAGCCCTGCCCAGGCTGGTGCCTGCGGAAACATTCTGGAG AGAAACCAAACCCATGCCATCTACAAAAACACCCTCTTCTTGGTCAACGATTTCATCATCAGAGACACCATCCTCAGCATCAACTTCCAGTGTGCCTACCCGCTGGACATGAAAGTCAGCCTCCAAACTGCCCTGAAGCCTATCGTAAG TTCCCTGAACATCAGTGTGGACGGGGAGGGAGAGTTCACTGTCAGGATGGCCCTCTTCCAAGACCAGAACTACACATCTCCTTATGAAGGGTCTGCAGTCGTGCTGTCTGTTGAATCCATGCTCTATGTGGGCGCCATCTTGGAGAGAGGGGACACGTCCCGATTTAACCTGGTGTTGAGGAACTGCTATGCCACGCCCACTGGAGACATGAATGACCCTGTGAGATATTTCATCATCAGAAACAG CTGCCCAAATAAACGTGATTCCACTATCTACGTGGAAGAGAATGGGGTGTCATCGGAAAGCCGGTTCTCAGTTCAGATGTTCATGTTTGCTGGAAATTATGACCTAGTTTTCCTGCATTGTGAGATTTCTCTCTGCAATTCCCTTAAAGAGCAGTGCCAGCCG TCTTGCTCGAGAAATCAACTCCGCAGTGAAGGAGTGGCTATTGACCCAGCCCGTGTTTTAGATCTGGGACCCATCACTCGCAGAG GTGCCCAGTCTCTTGGTGTCATGAGTGGAACCACCAGCACTGCAG TGTTCCTGGTGGCCTGGCCCATGCTTCTCCTGCCTGTCCTCCTGGCTGGGCTGTTCTGA